Proteins co-encoded in one Polaromonas vacuolata genomic window:
- a CDS encoding protein adenylyltransferase SelO, translating to MSNTISVATFPAQAWRNSFANLGDAFFTRLQPQALPDPYWVSRNHSLARELGLEENWFASQEALDSLSGNCVLPGSEPMASVYSGHQFGQWAGQLGDGRAILLGELLTPQGQREIQLKGAGRTPYSRMGDGRAVLRSSIREYLCSEAMHGLGIATTRALGVSGSDAAVRRETIETAAVVTRTAPSFIRFGHFEHFSYTEQHESLKVLADYVIDNFYPDCRDASQPYAALLQAVSERTAYLMADWQSVGFCHGVMNTDNMSILGLTVDYGPFQFLDVFDPSHVCNHSDNQGRYAYNKQPNMAYWNLFCLGQALLPLIDDQELALAALEPFKTIFPEALENKMRAKLGLPDSLVEDKELIEQTFSLLANNKVDYTIFWRKLASFTPQSGHEGLRDLFYDRESFNAWATTYSQRISPLDASARVKLMQKTNPKFVLRNHLGEEAIRAAKLKDYSKVETLLMLMQSPFDEHPEHEKMAGLPPDWAASIEISCSS from the coding sequence ATGAGCAACACCATTTCCGTCGCCACTTTTCCGGCCCAAGCTTGGCGTAATAGCTTCGCTAATTTAGGCGATGCATTCTTTACCCGGTTACAACCCCAAGCATTACCAGACCCGTATTGGGTTAGTCGCAACCATTCCTTAGCCCGAGAATTAGGCTTAGAAGAAAACTGGTTTGCATCACAAGAAGCGCTAGACAGTTTGAGCGGCAATTGTGTATTGCCTGGCTCTGAGCCAATGGCTAGTGTCTACAGTGGACATCAATTTGGCCAATGGGCCGGTCAGCTCGGCGATGGACGAGCGATCCTATTAGGTGAGCTGCTAACCCCCCAAGGTCAGCGTGAAATTCAACTCAAGGGGGCGGGACGAACCCCATACTCCCGCATGGGCGACGGCCGCGCTGTTTTGCGCAGCTCGATTCGCGAATACTTATGCTCAGAAGCCATGCACGGCTTAGGCATAGCCACCACACGCGCACTTGGTGTGAGTGGCTCGGACGCAGCGGTACGGCGCGAAACGATTGAGACCGCCGCAGTGGTCACACGCACAGCACCCAGTTTTATTCGCTTTGGCCACTTCGAACACTTTAGCTACACCGAGCAGCACGAGTCGCTCAAAGTCTTGGCGGATTACGTCATCGATAATTTTTACCCCGACTGCCGTGATGCCAGCCAGCCGTATGCGGCGCTGCTGCAAGCGGTGAGTGAGCGCACCGCATACCTAATGGCAGACTGGCAATCGGTCGGCTTTTGTCATGGGGTGATGAATACCGACAATATGAGTATTTTGGGCCTGACAGTCGATTACGGCCCGTTCCAGTTTTTAGATGTGTTTGATCCTTCACATGTCTGCAACCACTCCGACAACCAAGGCCGCTACGCCTATAACAAACAACCCAATATGGCTTATTGGAACTTGTTTTGCTTGGGCCAAGCCCTACTCCCGTTGATAGACGACCAAGAACTAGCTTTGGCGGCATTAGAGCCTTTCAAGACTATTTTTCCTGAAGCCTTAGAGAACAAAATGCGCGCCAAGCTCGGTCTGCCTGACTCGCTAGTCGAAGACAAAGAACTGATTGAGCAAACTTTTTCCCTATTGGCTAACAACAAGGTGGACTACACAATTTTTTGGCGCAAACTGGCTAGCTTTACCCCGCAAAGCGGTCACGAAGGCTTGCGTGATTTGTTCTATGACCGGGAGTCTTTCAACGCCTGGGCCACCACTTACTCACAACGCATCAGTCCTTTAGATGCGTCAGCACGCGTTAAGCTGATGCAAAAAACAAACCCTAAGTTTGTTCTGCGAAATCATTTGGGCGAAGAAGCCATTCGCGCGGCAAAACTTAAAGACTACTCCAAAGTAGAGACCTTGCTGATGCTGATGCAGTCCCCATTTGATGAGCATCCCGAGCACGAAAAAATGGCTGGTTTACCGCCAGACTGGGCCGCCAGCATAGAAATTAGCTGCAGCTCTTGA
- the msrB gene encoding peptide-methionine (R)-S-oxide reductase MsrB has protein sequence MNKKIEKTEAEWKAVLTEKGAEANAFEVTRHAATERPFTGKFDAVWADGSYHCICCGNKLFDASSKFDAGCGWPSFSEAALPGAIREIVDRQYGMTRTETVCANCDAHLGHVFPDGPTDTGLRYCMNSASLDFKPQ, from the coding sequence ATGAACAAAAAAATCGAAAAAACTGAAGCCGAGTGGAAAGCTGTCTTAACTGAAAAAGGCGCTGAAGCCAACGCATTCGAAGTCACAAGACACGCCGCCACAGAAAGGCCTTTTACCGGTAAATTTGATGCAGTCTGGGCCGATGGCAGCTACCACTGCATTTGCTGCGGCAATAAGTTGTTTGACGCGTCGAGCAAGTTTGACGCAGGTTGCGGTTGGCCCAGTTTTTCCGAAGCCGCCTTACCCGGCGCAATCCGCGAAATCGTTGACCGCCAGTACGGCATGACGCGTACCGAAACAGTTTGCGCAAACTGTGACGCGCATCTAGGCCATGTTTTTCCTGATGGTCCGACCGATACCGGTCTGCGCTACTGCATGAACTCAGCGTCGCTAGACTTTAAGCCGCAGTAA
- a CDS encoding septation protein A: MKILFDFLPIMLFFGMFKYAEGNKEWAASAATDWLGFIVAGGVVGQTEAPVLLATVVVIVATLAQILWLKSRGQKVDTMLWISLGLVTVLGAATIYFHSESFIKWKPTVLYWVMGVALLFGQVVLKKNGIQKLMGAQMKLPDPVWARVNLAWVGFFAAMGALNLWVAFNFSTVAWVNFKLFGGLGLMIAFVLAQAVVLNKYLQDPEKPL, translated from the coding sequence ATGAAAATTTTGTTTGACTTCCTTCCCATCATGCTTTTTTTCGGCATGTTCAAGTACGCCGAAGGCAATAAAGAGTGGGCTGCATCAGCCGCCACCGACTGGCTGGGCTTTATAGTGGCCGGCGGCGTGGTCGGCCAGACCGAAGCGCCGGTACTACTTGCGACTGTGGTGGTGATAGTCGCCACGCTGGCGCAAATACTCTGGCTTAAATCACGCGGCCAAAAAGTTGACACCATGCTCTGGATCAGCCTAGGCTTAGTTACTGTGTTGGGTGCAGCGACGATTTATTTCCATAGCGAAAGCTTTATTAAATGGAAGCCCACCGTGCTGTATTGGGTGATGGGCGTCGCCTTGTTATTTGGTCAAGTGGTGTTGAAAAAGAACGGCATTCAAAAACTAATGGGTGCGCAGATGAAACTGCCAGACCCGGTTTGGGCCCGCGTTAATCTTGCATGGGTTGGTTTTTTCGCCGCCATGGGCGCACTCAACTTGTGGGTTGCGTTTAACTTTTCAACCGTTGCTTGGGTGAACTTCAAACTCTTTGGTGGCTTGGGTTTAATGATTGCCTTTGTACTGGCGCAAGCCGTTGTACTTAACAAATACCTTCAAGACCCGGAGAAACCTTTATGA
- a CDS encoding BolA family protein → MSQAINGAVSGILPINQATIEQQLIANLAPTQLQVIDESAAHAGHMGANAEGFGTHFRVRIASPLFAGKNRLACHRLVYDSMQKFIDQGLHALAIEIIQ, encoded by the coding sequence ATGAGCCAAGCAATAAACGGCGCCGTCAGCGGTATTTTGCCAATTAATCAAGCGACTATAGAGCAGCAATTAATTGCTAATTTGGCACCCACACAATTACAAGTCATAGATGAAAGCGCTGCCCACGCCGGTCACATGGGCGCGAACGCAGAAGGTTTTGGGACGCACTTCAGGGTACGTATTGCCAGCCCTTTATTTGCCGGTAAGAATCGGCTGGCCTGCCACAGGCTTGTGTATGATTCGATGCAAAAATTCATAGATCAAGGCCTGCATGCGCTGGCGATTGAGATTATTCAATAA
- a CDS encoding peptidylprolyl isomerase yields MKKHLLLTTAAAVLMTLGAQSAMAQNLAIVNGKAVPKARLELLTQQVAKSGKPITPEMQAQIREEVITREVFVQEAEKQGLATTDDFKGQMELARQSIMIRALFADYQAKNPVTDADMKVEYDKFAAANGGKEYKVSHILVDKEADAIAIIASLKKGGKFADIAKKQSKDTGSGAKGGELDWANPSSYVPEFSEALLKLSKGQTSDTPVKSQFGFHIIRIDDIRNAELPAYEQVKPQIAQQMEQQKLATFQQELRAKAKVE; encoded by the coding sequence ATGAAAAAACATTTACTACTGACAACCGCAGCAGCTGTCTTGATGACTCTAGGTGCCCAAAGCGCTATGGCGCAAAACCTCGCCATTGTCAACGGTAAGGCCGTGCCTAAAGCTAGGCTCGAGTTATTGACGCAGCAGGTAGCCAAATCCGGTAAGCCCATCACCCCAGAAATGCAAGCGCAAATTCGCGAAGAAGTCATTACTCGCGAAGTGTTTGTTCAAGAAGCCGAGAAGCAAGGCTTGGCCACCACAGATGACTTCAAAGGTCAGATGGAATTGGCCCGCCAGTCCATCATGATCCGTGCTTTGTTTGCAGACTATCAAGCAAAAAATCCGGTCACCGATGCAGATATGAAGGTTGAGTACGATAAATTTGCAGCAGCCAACGGCGGCAAAGAATATAAAGTCAGCCACATTCTGGTCGACAAAGAAGCCGACGCCATAGCGATTATTGCCAGCCTTAAAAAGGGTGGGAAATTTGCAGACATCGCAAAAAAACAATCTAAAGATACGGGTTCAGGCGCTAAGGGCGGTGAACTTGACTGGGCCAATCCCAGTAGCTACGTGCCAGAGTTCAGCGAAGCCCTGCTCAAACTAAGCAAAGGCCAAACCTCAGACACACCGGTCAAGTCACAGTTTGGTTTTCACATCATTCGTATTGACGACATTCGCAATGCAGAACTACCAGCTTATGAGCAGGTCAAGCCACAAATCGCACAACAAATGGAACAGCAAAAACTCGCTACATTCCAACAAGAACTGCGCGCCAAAGCCAAGGTTGAATAA
- a CDS encoding sensor histidine kinase: MAGFKRRLSESIQFKLSFSLSLAIFLIAVVAGVFSFVSAFDKAHELQDNTLHQVASLFDRQHLTLTYPGEDGKAKDSDDDNLVIVQYLVDGDKAVDKFGVAAPLKLPTTLIDGFHTLEVGSEQFRVLVKTTSSGERIAVAQETSVRDEIARDSAVRTLMPFLILVPVLLLIVADLVRKMFRPIATLSMEIDQRAEQELHPVGEGNLPVEVRPFVVAINRLLNRVAQAMDGQRRFVADAAHELRSPLTAMSLQAERLADAEMSDLARQRLNVLQRGIERGRNLLDQLLSLAKAQAMPEQLNSRVSVQGIFRRVLEDLLPLAEAKRIDIGVEGEQDAHLAMSELDLIAVVKNLVDNAIAYTPLGGRIDLSVNTDNGYAVLSIEDNGPGIALTERGRVFDPFYRTLGSDSIGSGLGLSIVKTILDRVGARVMLDFTDPLKQSGLCVRVFVSLDSAKQ, translated from the coding sequence ATGGCAGGTTTCAAAAGACGCTTAAGCGAGTCAATCCAGTTCAAACTGTCTTTTTCTTTATCGCTGGCTATTTTTCTTATTGCGGTAGTGGCAGGTGTTTTTTCATTTGTCTCCGCTTTTGATAAGGCGCATGAGCTGCAAGACAATACGCTGCATCAAGTAGCGTCTTTGTTTGACAGGCAACACCTGACATTAACCTATCCTGGTGAAGACGGAAAAGCCAAAGATAGCGATGACGATAACCTCGTCATTGTTCAGTATTTAGTCGATGGTGACAAAGCCGTCGATAAGTTTGGTGTCGCAGCGCCGCTCAAGTTGCCCACTACTTTGATTGACGGCTTTCACACATTAGAAGTGGGCAGCGAACAATTTCGCGTTTTAGTTAAAACAACAAGCAGTGGGGAAAGAATTGCAGTGGCGCAAGAAACCAGTGTGCGCGACGAAATTGCGCGCGATAGTGCGGTGCGCACCTTGATGCCGTTTTTGATTTTGGTTCCGGTTTTACTTTTGATTGTTGCTGACTTGGTGCGAAAAATGTTTAGGCCTATCGCTACTTTGTCCATGGAAATTGACCAGCGCGCTGAGCAAGAACTGCACCCAGTGGGCGAAGGCAACTTGCCGGTTGAAGTCAGACCCTTTGTAGTGGCTATTAATCGTTTGCTCAACCGGGTGGCACAAGCCATGGACGGGCAACGCAGATTTGTTGCTGATGCAGCGCACGAACTGCGCTCTCCACTGACCGCCATGTCCTTGCAAGCCGAGCGTTTGGCGGATGCAGAGATGTCAGACCTAGCGCGTCAGCGGCTGAATGTGCTGCAACGTGGAATTGAACGTGGTCGAAATTTATTGGATCAACTTCTAAGCTTGGCGAAAGCCCAAGCTATGCCGGAGCAACTCAATTCACGCGTCTCGGTGCAAGGCATTTTCCGCCGTGTTTTGGAAGACCTTTTGCCCTTGGCTGAAGCCAAAAGAATCGACATAGGTGTTGAAGGTGAGCAAGACGCGCATTTAGCTATGAGTGAGTTAGATTTGATCGCCGTCGTGAAGAACTTGGTCGATAACGCTATAGCCTACACACCCTTAGGTGGCCGGATTGATTTGTCTGTCAACACAGACAATGGCTATGCAGTTTTGAGCATTGAGGATAATGGCCCAGGCATTGCATTAACTGAGCGAGGGCGCGTGTTCGACCCTTTTTATCGCACGCTTGGCAGCGATAGTATTGGCTCTGGTTTAGGGCTGTCCATAGTCAAAACAATACTTGACAGGGTAGGCGCTCGGGTCATGCTTGATTTTACAGACCCGCTCAAGCAAAGCGGCTTATGTGTTCGGGTATTTGTATCGCTTGACTCTGCCAAACAGTGA
- a CDS encoding response regulator transcription factor, translating to MRILLVEDDPMIGEAIQGALKDAAYATDWVKNGLTALTTLECQHYDLVLLDLGLPGKDGQEVLASIRAKNNPVALLIITARDGLNDRLRGLDGGADDYLLKPFDMAELLARMRAVLRRKGGQSTPVLSNGVLSLDPATRLATVANGSSVQLSNREFSLLQALLLRPGAILSRSDLEDRIYAWGQEVESNAVEFLIHALRRKLGSGVIKNIRGVGWQVSKDA from the coding sequence ATGCGAATATTACTGGTCGAAGATGACCCAATGATTGGGGAGGCCATCCAAGGCGCGTTAAAAGATGCAGCCTATGCGACTGACTGGGTCAAAAACGGACTGACTGCTCTGACAACTCTCGAATGTCAGCACTATGACTTGGTGTTGCTCGACCTTGGGTTACCTGGAAAAGATGGGCAAGAAGTTCTGGCCAGCATTCGCGCTAAAAATAATCCTGTTGCACTACTCATCATCACCGCCCGCGATGGACTTAACGATAGGCTGCGTGGCTTAGATGGTGGTGCTGATGACTACTTGCTCAAGCCATTTGATATGGCGGAACTTCTCGCTCGTATGCGTGCGGTGTTGCGCCGCAAAGGCGGACAGTCAACACCCGTACTGAGTAATGGCGTGCTGTCCTTAGACCCGGCAACTCGGCTGGCTACGGTTGCTAACGGCTCCTCTGTTCAGCTCTCCAACAGAGAGTTTTCACTATTGCAAGCCTTGCTGCTTAGACCCGGCGCCATTTTGTCGCGCAGTGATTTAGAGGACCGTATTTATGCTTGGGGCCAAGAGGTCGAAAGCAATGCTGTGGAGTTTTTAATTCATGCGCTGCGGCGCAAGCTTGGCAGTGGTGTGATCAAAAATATCAGGGGGGTTGGATGGCAGGTTTCAAAAGACGCTTAA
- a CDS encoding cytochrome b: MNHLTSNNLTQTQKPKAAYTATARGLHWLMSVLIVGMLALGWYMMSIEDEPGSDWYFSLHKLIGITLLLLVVLRLLWRWANKPGLLPTHIPRWQVIASKVSHYLLYGTMFAMPIAGLLGALFSKDGLAFFGLQLPLVSSNHDLSELFFSVHSIIAWVFVGLIPLHLLAALKHLFINKDAVFQRMWVGKK, encoded by the coding sequence ATGAATCATTTAACTTCTAATAATTTAACCCAGACGCAAAAACCTAAAGCGGCTTATACAGCGACTGCGCGAGGCCTTCATTGGCTGATGAGTGTTCTTATCGTTGGCATGCTCGCTTTGGGCTGGTACATGATGTCGATTGAAGATGAACCCGGTAGTGATTGGTATTTCAGTCTGCATAAATTAATCGGAATTACTTTGCTTTTACTGGTTGTTCTTCGCCTGCTATGGCGCTGGGCAAATAAGCCGGGATTACTACCAACGCATATACCGCGTTGGCAAGTTATTGCCTCAAAAGTCTCACATTACTTGCTCTATGGCACTATGTTTGCAATGCCGATTGCCGGCTTGTTGGGCGCACTCTTTAGCAAAGATGGTCTAGCATTTTTTGGTTTGCAACTGCCTTTAGTGTCTAGTAATCACGATTTGTCAGAGCTGTTTTTTTCCGTCCACTCAATTATTGCTTGGGTCTTTGTGGGTTTAATACCACTGCATCTCTTAGCTGCACTGAAACATCTTTTCATCAATAAAGATGCGGTGTTTCAGCGTATGTGGGTGGGAAAAAAATAG
- a CDS encoding undecaprenyl-diphosphatase: MENLNHTLFLWLNAPADPNNLVLTSATFFAQYLILAIPIFFGLAWLRGQETTRKCLLVASAAVLLGLVINQLIGMIWPHPRPFVIGLGHNFLLHAADSSFPSDHLTIWLSVAFSFLSQRKLVKLGLSMVVLGLPVAWARIYLGVHYPADMLGALVVAAFSAWLSLRTAGFYLPTVFSIASSIHRRLFGKLIAMGWVSQ; encoded by the coding sequence ATGGAAAACCTAAACCACACTCTTTTTCTCTGGCTTAATGCGCCAGCAGATCCCAATAATTTGGTGCTAACTAGCGCCACTTTTTTTGCTCAGTACCTTATTTTGGCAATTCCTATTTTCTTTGGCTTAGCTTGGTTGCGCGGTCAAGAGACGACTCGAAAGTGCTTACTCGTCGCGTCTGCTGCAGTCTTATTAGGACTTGTTATCAACCAGTTAATTGGAATGATCTGGCCGCATCCTAGACCTTTTGTCATAGGCCTTGGTCATAACTTTCTTTTGCACGCCGCTGACTCATCGTTTCCGAGTGATCATTTGACAATTTGGTTGTCGGTAGCTTTTAGCTTTTTAAGCCAACGCAAGTTAGTCAAACTAGGGTTGAGTATGGTCGTGCTCGGCCTGCCTGTTGCTTGGGCGCGTATTTATCTGGGCGTTCACTATCCTGCCGATATGCTGGGCGCGTTAGTAGTTGCTGCGTTTAGTGCTTGGCTATCACTGCGCACTGCAGGTTTTTATTTGCCGACTGTCTTTAGTATTGCCAGCAGTATTCACCGAAGACTTTTCGGTAAATTAATTGCCATGGGCTGGGTTAGTCAATAA
- a CDS encoding PepSY domain-containing protein translates to MSQAVAVAEQHANGKATRAEYENSKQGWAYDIEVVSGTKVFDVKVDADKGIVISSAQDSSDRDDEHDTND, encoded by the coding sequence TTGTCTCAAGCTGTCGCTGTGGCTGAGCAACATGCCAATGGCAAAGCCACACGTGCAGAGTATGAAAACTCAAAACAAGGTTGGGCCTATGACATTGAGGTAGTGAGTGGCACCAAGGTCTTTGATGTCAAGGTAGATGCGGATAAGGGTATTGTCATTTCATCCGCTCAAGACTCGTCTGACCGCGATGATGAGCACGACACAAACGACTAA
- a CDS encoding DUF1624 domain-containing protein: MNQPRLLCIDALRGIAVVWMTVYHFCFDLNQFAYLKANFYTDSFWTLQRVCIVSLFLFCAGVGQAIALKNAQTASRFWRRWLQIAGAALLVTVGSYLMYPQSFIYFGVLHGIALMLIITRYTASWGRWLWFAAALAIGLKFIAAWLHTQGLGIDFLNQPAFNWLGLISRLPVTEDYVPIFPWLGAMWAGMASGFWLMQRQPKWAVMTLPAFTRPLVWLGRKSLSWYLLHQPVMIGLLMVVGYIKAMG, translated from the coding sequence ATGAACCAACCCCGATTGCTTTGTATTGATGCCTTGCGCGGCATCGCTGTTGTATGGATGACTGTCTATCATTTTTGTTTCGACCTCAATCAATTTGCTTATTTAAAAGCCAATTTCTATACCGACAGTTTTTGGACTTTGCAGCGCGTATGCATAGTCAGCTTGTTTTTATTTTGTGCAGGTGTGGGCCAGGCAATTGCGCTTAAGAATGCGCAAACCGCCAGCCGCTTTTGGCGGCGATGGCTACAAATTGCGGGCGCGGCGCTGTTAGTCACCGTCGGCTCTTACCTGATGTATCCGCAAAGCTTCATTTACTTTGGCGTACTTCACGGCATAGCGTTAATGCTCATCATCACTCGCTACACCGCTTCTTGGGGGCGTTGGCTGTGGTTTGCTGCGGCTTTGGCAATCGGACTTAAATTTATAGCTGCTTGGCTGCACACCCAGGGACTTGGTATTGATTTTTTAAACCAGCCAGCGTTTAACTGGTTAGGACTGATCAGCCGTTTGCCAGTGACAGAAGACTATGTGCCGATTTTTCCATGGCTTGGCGCGATGTGGGCCGGTATGGCTTCAGGTTTTTGGTTGATGCAGCGCCAGCCTAAGTGGGCGGTGATGACGCTGCCTGCCTTTACTCGGCCTCTGGTTTGGTTGGGGCGCAAAAGCCTTTCTTGGTATTTGCTGCATCAACCTGTAATGATTGGCCTACTGATGGTAGTGGGATATATCAAAGCCATGGGTTGA
- a CDS encoding OmpW/AlkL family protein: MIFKKLFALVIFSFNSAAFAQNTIQLGMVNIAPHSSSSDITGPFTPPGLSLNVGRATTLDIAYIRELNPHWSVELALGLPPKHDVTLKVNNPSLPVGVKGLNGQVVAQVKQLSPSVIVNYSFRDKDSDWRPFMGLGIVHTRFSDATSSVVGDALNGGPTAISLTNSTGLVTQFGVVYRINEMWSLRAAIAGLKIKTKMTSNTQGVIRQADLEMRPIVSYLTLGYSF, translated from the coding sequence ATGATTTTTAAAAAACTTTTCGCGCTTGTTATTTTTAGCTTCAATAGCGCTGCATTCGCACAAAACACAATTCAACTAGGGATGGTCAATATCGCGCCGCATTCAAGCTCTAGCGACATCACCGGACCTTTCACACCGCCTGGACTTAGCCTGAATGTTGGCCGCGCCACAACCTTAGACATTGCCTACATACGCGAACTAAACCCGCACTGGAGTGTTGAGCTAGCACTGGGTTTGCCGCCCAAACACGATGTGACACTGAAAGTTAACAACCCAAGTTTGCCAGTCGGCGTTAAAGGCTTGAATGGTCAAGTAGTCGCACAGGTCAAGCAACTCTCACCCTCTGTCATTGTCAATTACAGCTTTAGAGACAAAGACAGTGACTGGCGCCCTTTTATGGGTTTAGGTATCGTGCATACGCGCTTTAGCGATGCCACTAGCAGCGTCGTTGGAGACGCGTTAAACGGTGGTCCTACCGCTATTTCTTTGACTAATTCGACCGGCTTAGTGACACAATTTGGTGTGGTCTATCGCATCAATGAAATGTGGTCGTTGCGCGCCGCAATAGCAGGTTTGAAAATCAAAACCAAAATGACTAGCAACACACAAGGTGTGATTCGTCAAGCCGACCTTGAAATGCGGCCTATCGTCAGTTACCTGACATTAGGCTACTCCTTTTAG